In Allocoprobacillus halotolerans, a genomic segment contains:
- a CDS encoding transposase: MSYFTTDLYETKREIVNFSNKLSDSLDKPAAKFVMDMMFGLARSQSVLLSDIARALDENIKLNYTIDRLSNHLAQFDDEAMNQMKSNYNDMVIKHLSEDRIILLDNSEIIKKYGRKFEDLCMVRDASSLKDDIYPGYHVCEATALTQDQHHPISLYSHIYSTESEGFRSMNDETIKSIKYVKSLIPERCTFVCDRGYDANVFYDYFIDENHNADDFIIRLKENRTLLFKGKPKKVGEIAKRRKGKIKMNMYFSKEDSEVYVSHTRVELPSQKGRILNLVIVYGLSEEKPMMLLTNREIRNKRDVHKIVRAYMSRWRIEEKFRFKKNQYGFENIRVRTMKSINVLNTILMMHIGHITLLAEKVDKKLLVIKMIERSKSLKVLNRKLYKINLDEKPQINIIKRI; encoded by the coding sequence ATGAGTTATTTTACCACAGATCTATATGAAACGAAAAGAGAAATTGTCAATTTTTCTAATAAATTATCAGACAGTCTTGATAAACCTGCTGCCAAGTTTGTCATGGACATGATGTTTGGTCTTGCAAGAAGTCAAAGTGTTCTACTTAGCGATATTGCCAGAGCTCTTGATGAAAATATCAAGCTCAATTATACAATTGACAGATTATCCAATCATTTGGCTCAATTTGATGATGAAGCAATGAACCAAATGAAATCCAATTATAATGATATGGTTATCAAGCATCTTAGCGAAGACAGGATCATTTTACTTGATAACAGTGAAATCATCAAAAAATATGGAAGAAAATTTGAAGATCTTTGTATGGTCAGGGATGCTTCCTCACTTAAGGATGACATTTATCCTGGATACCATGTATGTGAGGCAACTGCCCTCACACAGGATCAACATCATCCAATATCTTTGTATAGCCATATCTATTCAACTGAAAGTGAAGGATTCAGGTCAATGAACGATGAAACAATAAAGAGCATAAAATATGTCAAATCTCTCATTCCTGAAAGATGTACATTTGTATGTGACAGAGGATATGATGCCAATGTATTTTATGATTACTTCATAGATGAAAATCATAATGCAGATGATTTCATCATCAGACTCAAAGAAAATAGAACATTATTGTTTAAAGGGAAGCCAAAGAAAGTAGGAGAAATCGCCAAAAGAAGAAAAGGCAAGATTAAGATGAACATGTATTTTTCTAAGGAAGATAGTGAAGTCTATGTATCACATACGAGAGTGGAACTGCCATCACAAAAGGGAAGGATATTAAATCTAGTCATTGTGTATGGATTAAGTGAAGAAAAACCGATGATGCTTTTAACGAATAGGGAGATCAGGAATAAAAGAGATGTGCATAAGATAGTGAGGGCATATATGTCAAGGTGGCGAATCGAGGAGAAATTCAGATTCAAAAAGAATCAGTACGGTTTTGAAAATATAAGAGTAAGGACAATGAAATCAATAAATGTATTGAATACGATATTGATGATGCATATAGGGCATATAACACTGTTGGCAGAGAAAGTAGACAAGAAATTACTGGTCATAAAGATGATAGAGAGAAGCAAATCGCTTAAAGTGTTAAACCGAAAACTCTACAAAATCAATTTAGATGAAAAACCGCAGATTAATATAATCAAAAGGATATAA
- a CDS encoding RrF2 family transcriptional regulator has product MQLNMTTDYAIRIVLYLSRSEGKLTSKELSENLCIPQHYILKVTKKLENGKLINAYNGKNGGFSIAKDKAQISLLDIIKLTEPTIKINRCLELDKYCNRCATEYCSVRKTYCFLQKNMEERLSSITIEEILNQ; this is encoded by the coding sequence ATGCAACTAAACATGACAACAGACTACGCGATTAGGATTGTTTTATATCTATCTAGATCAGAAGGGAAATTAACATCAAAAGAGCTATCAGAAAATTTGTGTATCCCTCAGCATTATATATTAAAAGTAACTAAAAAATTAGAAAATGGAAAATTGATAAATGCATATAATGGAAAAAATGGAGGTTTTTCCATTGCGAAAGACAAAGCACAGATTAGTTTATTAGATATTATAAAGTTGACGGAACCTACCATCAAGATAAACCGATGTTTAGAATTAGATAAGTATTGCAATAGATGTGCAACAGAATATTGTTCTGTTAGAAAAACTTATTGTTTTCTTCAAAAAAATATGGAGGAAAGATTATCTTCAATTACTATTGAAGAAATATTGAATCAATAG
- a CDS encoding Cna B-type domain-containing protein, with product MNYTGGFIGHLGKSGVVDLDKASTGGALSGLLNATAGVLDNFGSHCDHCKVEGIQAGFIVNSKNGKESIAGGFTGLADLAKIDDSHVTNIKKVSSDQIAGGFVGRTTFSYLADIDAGSNTLLDPVLSIVNKLLDYLYIDNLENLGAIDIGLGKLLEVKLLSDGKTLSVTLLGLPISVALVKNNGDGTSDLAQIHIGDSYIEVPCTNTEGNHISEEDKKNINISLIKSNRTSIKHSSVTGISIGYDVFGGGANDEKDGTHEKGHAGGFVGYNDEGLFENNQMYYADTIRGIRDKVGPFAGKTSLDSAYDFNTVENIEGNQNGYRVYRNHNDLTSLIVDSKTITAELSNKNWNEFVISHIKDIDIYDKFKNAILSSVDITEDAGVYVSSAKAVLMEDKKTSENEENLSPPPSDMQDPCDELINLTINKIWKDFGNFENIRPAQIELLLTRTYKENGSEIKDAQFEQTIIVTPSDDMQNIWRETVKGLEAYKVLDDGTQAYYTYQLTEKAVDGYSTTIESSEDGFTITITNSHIPFLPDTGGIGTLAFTLIGMIGIGAVLYSLRKGRKKNEKYA from the coding sequence TTGAATTATACCGGTGGTTTCATCGGGCATCTTGGAAAAAGCGGTGTTGTTGATTTAGATAAAGCAAGCACCGGAGGAGCACTTAGTGGCTTATTAAATGCCACAGCTGGTGTGTTGGATAACTTTGGTTCACATTGCGATCATTGTAAGGTTGAAGGAATACAAGCAGGCTTTATTGTCAATTCAAAAAATGGAAAAGAAAGCATTGCCGGAGGATTTACAGGACTTGCGGATCTTGCAAAAATAGATGATAGCCATGTTACAAATATCAAGAAAGTAAGTAGTGATCAAATTGCCGGTGGATTTGTTGGAAGAACGACATTCTCTTACCTAGCAGATATTGATGCAGGTTCCAACACATTGCTAGATCCCGTTTTGAGTATTGTAAATAAATTATTGGATTATTTATATATTGATAATTTAGAAAACTTAGGTGCAATTGATATAGGATTGGGAAAACTTTTAGAAGTCAAGTTGCTAAGTGATGGCAAAACACTTTCTGTAACTCTTCTAGGATTACCGATTTCGGTTGCTTTAGTAAAAAATAACGGAGATGGAACAAGTGATCTAGCCCAAATTCACATTGGAGACAGTTATATTGAGGTGCCTTGTACCAATACAGAGGGAAATCATATAAGCGAGGAAGATAAGAAAAATATCAATATTAGTCTAATTAAATCCAATCGTACAAGTATTAAACATTCTTCAGTTACAGGAATTTCAATTGGCTATGATGTTTTTGGTGGTGGTGCAAATGATGAAAAAGACGGTACACATGAAAAAGGTCATGCCGGTGGGTTTGTAGGATATAACGATGAAGGATTGTTTGAAAATAATCAAATGTATTATGCAGATACCATTCGTGGTATTCGAGATAAGGTCGGTCCGTTCGCTGGTAAAACTTCTTTAGATTCAGCATACGATTTTAATACAGTTGAAAATATCGAAGGAAATCAGAATGGATATCGTGTTTATCGTAATCATAATGACTTAACTTCTCTTATAGTCGATAGTAAAACGATAACTGCAGAATTATCCAATAAGAATTGGAATGAGTTTGTAATCTCACATATTAAAGATATAGATATATATGATAAGTTCAAAAATGCTATTCTTTCTAGCGTTGATATAACAGAAGATGCAGGGGTTTATGTTTCATCAGCGAAAGCAGTATTGATGGAAGATAAAAAAACATCAGAGAATGAGGAAAATTTATCCCCACCTCCATCTGATATGCAAGATCCTTGCGATGAGTTAATCAATTTAACAATCAACAAGATTTGGAAAGATTTTGGCAATTTTGAAAATATTCGCCCAGCTCAAATCGAACTTCTTTTAACAAGAACATACAAAGAAAATGGTTCAGAGATTAAAGATGCACAATTTGAACAGACGATTATAGTAACACCATCAGATGATATGCAAAATATATGGCGAGAGACTGTGAAAGGATTAGAAGCCTATAAAGTATTAGATGATGGTACGCAAGCTTATTATACCTATCAATTAACTGAAAAAGCGGTAGATGGCTATTCGACAACAATCGAGAGTTCAGAAGATGGATTCACTATTACGATTACCAATTCACATATTCCGTTTTTACCGGATACAGGTGGGATAGGAACATTAGCATTTACCCTTATAGGAATGATAGGTATAGGAGCAGTATTGTATAGTTTAAGGAAAGGAAGAAAGAAAAATGAAAAATATGCTTAA
- a CDS encoding SpaH/EbpB family LPXTG-anchored major pilin, with amino-acid sequence MGDTIRFKVESMVPNMTGYTEYHFQLTDTMSSGLTVSADTLNEKVTIGNQVLTKDTNYTVEIADQTITIKIKDFIKYQAQANEAIVFEYSAVLNEKAVEKDKETNTANVEYGNDPNQLDKGTPDTVIVRTHKLTITKTNQDGSEKLAGAQFKLYKGDAASGDPIKFVKLGDGKYRVAIKNALNATDTLESPNGNDGVKGIITISGLDAGTYTLVETKAPDGYNKLDNPTTITIQATSNNNGTDVTVSGNEVTVKNNKGSLLPETGGMGTVLFTVVGVGGILAVGYSFMKSNKKNRLHEKK; translated from the coding sequence GTGGGAGATACTATTCGATTCAAGGTGGAATCTATGGTTCCAAATATGACAGGATATACTGAGTACCACTTCCAATTAACAGATACAATGAGTTCAGGGTTAACCGTATCAGCAGATACATTGAACGAAAAAGTTACGATTGGTAATCAAGTACTTACAAAAGATACTAATTATACAGTAGAAATTGCAGATCAAACAATTACCATTAAAATCAAGGATTTTATTAAGTATCAAGCTCAAGCAAATGAAGCTATCGTATTCGAATATAGTGCAGTGTTAAATGAAAAAGCAGTTGAAAAGGATAAAGAAACCAATACTGCAAATGTCGAATATGGAAATGATCCAAATCAGTTAGATAAGGGAACTCCTGATACAGTCATTGTAAGAACACATAAGTTAACTATTACAAAGACAAATCAAGATGGTAGTGAAAAACTAGCAGGAGCACAATTTAAATTGTATAAAGGAGATGCTGCGAGCGGTGATCCAATTAAATTTGTGAAACTTGGAGATGGAAAATATAGAGTAGCTATTAAAAATGCTCTAAATGCTACAGATACACTGGAGTCACCGAATGGTAATGATGGTGTTAAAGGTATCATTACTATTTCCGGTTTAGATGCTGGAACTTATACATTGGTCGAAACCAAAGCACCTGATGGATATAACAAATTAGATAATCCTACAACAATCACGATTCAAGCAACGTCTAATAATAACGGAACTGATGTTACCGTAAGTGGAAATGAAGTGACTGTAAAGAACAATAAAGGTTCTTTATTACCGGAAACCGGTGGAATGGGTACTGTGTTATTTACCGTTGTTGGTGTAGGTGGAATCTTAGCAGTAGGATATTCATTTATGAAGTCAAATAAAAAGAATAGATTACATGAAAAGAAATAA
- a CDS encoding class C sortase has translation MSRKKRIFDGIRIIALLFFVGVLLYPTVSDYLSRIHSSKVIQSYEKSIVGLDQETKNKMLQEAQAYNSSLIGKEELYDPFMSIEKVDKYYMSLLNSNGDGVMGYIQIPRIDVKLPIYHTTSDKVLQKGVGHLQGTSLPVGGKSTHVALSGHRGLPSSSLFTDLDLLEIGDIFYMEVLGNTSAYKIDQIKIVLPTETKDLEIVDGKDYVTLITCTPYSVNTHRLLVRGTRIDYQKAIKEQVNEVNNGIHIPFEIQILLIGFTVLALIFLLWKVRRKKHEVVSK, from the coding sequence ATGAGTAGGAAAAAGAGAATTTTTGATGGAATTAGGATCATAGCATTATTGTTTTTTGTTGGTGTATTGCTCTATCCCACAGTTAGTGATTATTTGTCAAGAATTCATAGCTCCAAAGTTATTCAATCGTATGAAAAATCTATTGTAGGATTGGATCAAGAGACAAAAAATAAAATGCTTCAAGAAGCACAAGCATACAATTCCTCTTTGATAGGAAAAGAGGAATTGTATGATCCTTTTATGAGTATTGAAAAAGTAGATAAGTATTATATGAGTTTGCTAAATTCTAATGGTGATGGAGTCATGGGATATATTCAGATTCCTAGAATTGACGTTAAATTACCAATCTACCATACTACTTCAGACAAGGTCTTACAAAAAGGAGTCGGACATTTACAAGGAACTTCTTTACCGGTTGGGGGTAAGAGTACCCATGTGGCTTTATCAGGTCATAGAGGCTTGCCAAGCTCCAGTTTGTTTACGGATTTAGATTTGTTAGAAATCGGAGATATTTTCTATATGGAAGTGCTGGGAAATACAAGTGCTTATAAAATTGATCAAATCAAGATCGTTTTACCAACAGAAACAAAAGATCTTGAAATTGTAGATGGAAAAGACTATGTAACATTGATTACTTGTACTCCTTATTCTGTCAATACTCATCGATTGTTAGTTAGAGGAACAAGGATTGATTATCAAAAAGCGATTAAAGAACAAGTCAATGAAGTTAATAACGGAATTCATATACCGTTTGAAATTCAAATTCTTCTCATTGGGTTTACAGTTTTAGCACTAATCTTTTTATTATGGAAGGTAAGGAGGAAAAAACATGAAGTGGTTAGTAAATAA
- a CDS encoding pilin N-terminal domain-containing protein → MKWLVNKNHLKIIIICMLFIFLPTRTVFAKENIGSISLCAHYLDDGKVIELSDVPFQIVKVADVVSGEVVNVGDFKYFKKISTNMNASQMKEVSYELQAYMKSKNISFTDEKSTNKNGIVQFSNLNLGLYFVSQKEKEDSKYYSEPFLLSVPMVEDSDEVFNVYSKPKFIEKDDNEIPISPNIPDSSVRTGDNTNVILWTVLLLVSGLAMLSVTRKRKK, encoded by the coding sequence ATGAAGTGGTTAGTAAATAAAAATCATTTAAAAATCATAATCATTTGTATGTTATTTATCTTTTTGCCTACAAGAACAGTTTTTGCTAAAGAAAATATAGGCTCCATTTCTCTGTGTGCTCATTATCTTGATGATGGTAAAGTTATTGAACTTAGTGATGTGCCATTTCAGATTGTTAAAGTTGCGGATGTTGTTAGCGGAGAAGTTGTCAATGTTGGTGATTTTAAATATTTTAAGAAGATTTCGACAAATATGAATGCATCACAGATGAAAGAAGTGAGTTATGAATTACAAGCATATATGAAAAGTAAGAATATTTCGTTTACTGATGAAAAAAGTACGAATAAGAATGGAATCGTTCAATTTTCTAATTTAAATTTAGGTTTATATTTCGTTTCTCAAAAAGAAAAAGAGGATAGTAAATATTATTCGGAACCGTTTTTACTATCCGTACCTATGGTTGAGGATAGTGATGAAGTATTTAATGTCTATTCTAAGCCAAAATTTATTGAGAAAGATGATAATGAGATTCCTATTTCTCCTAATATTCCAGATAGTTCGGTAAGAACAGGCGATAATACAAATGTAATATTATGGACAGTATTATTGTTAGTTTCAGGATTAGCTATGTTAAGTGTTACAAGAAAACGAAAAAAATAA
- a CDS encoding helix-turn-helix domain-containing protein translates to MEEVLDQLENETLFEYLKHADPIVSNIILLKQQGYNVREISQILGISMSSIYRKIKKVKKLLKM, encoded by the coding sequence ATAGAAGAGGTATTAGATCAGTTAGAAAATGAAACATTATTTGAATATTTAAAACATGCCGATCCAATTGTATCAAATATTATTTTATTAAAGCAACAAGGCTATAACGTTCGAGAAATTTCACAAATTCTAGGTATTTCTATGAGTTCAATCTACCGTAAAATAAAAAAAGTAAAAAAACTTTTAAAAATGTGA
- a CDS encoding type II toxin-antitoxin system PemK/MazF family toxin yields MKIKRGQIYLADLSESYGSEQAGVRPVLVIQNNKGNKYSPTVIVACITSRYQYKHHLPTHYYIPDSAGLRYRSIVMMEQIKVIDKTRLIKHIGSVSPRFMKILDKRILISLGIPKK; encoded by the coding sequence ATGAAAATTAAAAGAGGGCAGATTTATCTAGCTGATTTAAGTGAAAGTTATGGTTCTGAACAAGCTGGTGTTAGACCAGTATTAGTAATACAAAATAATAAAGGAAATAAATATAGTCCAACAGTTATTGTTGCTTGCATCACAAGTCGTTATCAATATAAGCACCACTTACCTACCCATTACTATATTCCTGATTCAGCTGGTCTTAGATATCGTTCTATCGTTATGATGGAGCAAATCAAAGTCATAGATAAAACTAGACTAATTAAGCATATAGGAAGTGTATCACCAAGATTTATGAAAATACTAGATAAGCGTATATTGATCAGTTTAGGTATTCCTAAAAAATGA
- a CDS encoding transposase produces the protein MSYFTTDLYETKREIVNFSNKLSDSLDKPAAKFVMDMMFGLARSQSVLLSDIARALDENIKLNYTIDRLSNHLAQFDDEAMNQMKSNYNDMVIKHLSEDRIILLDNSEIIKKYGRKFEDLCMVRDASSLKDDIYPGYHVCEATALTQDQHHPISLYSHIYSTESEGFRSMNDETIKSIKYVKSLITERCTFVCDRGYDANVFYDYFIDENHNADDFIIRLKENRTLLFKGKPKKVGEIAKRRKGKIKMNMYFSKEDSEVYVSHTRVELPSQKGRILNLVIVYGLSEEKPMMLLTNREIRNKRDVHKIVRAYMSRWRIEEKFRFKKNQYGFENIRVRTMKSINVLNTILMMHIGHITLLAEKVDKKLLVIKMIERSKSLKGKRYYWCYQISKGIQEILKYAQKGIKEFQNIREKQEYRQLQLKL, from the coding sequence ATGAGTTATTTTACCACAGATCTATATGAAACGAAAAGAGAAATTGTCAATTTTTCTAATAAATTATCAGACAGTCTTGATAAACCTGCTGCCAAGTTTGTCATGGACATGATGTTTGGTCTTGCAAGAAGTCAAAGTGTTCTACTTAGCGATATTGCCAGAGCTCTTGATGAAAATATCAAGCTCAATTATACAATTGACAGATTATCCAATCATTTGGCTCAATTTGATGATGAAGCAATGAACCAAATGAAATCCAATTATAATGATATGGTTATCAAGCATCTTAGCGAAGACAGGATCATTTTACTTGATAACAGTGAAATCATCAAAAAATATGGAAGAAAATTTGAAGATCTTTGTATGGTCAGGGATGCTTCCTCACTTAAGGATGACATTTATCCTGGATACCATGTATGTGAGGCAACTGCCCTCACACAGGATCAACATCATCCAATATCTTTGTATAGCCATATCTATTCAACTGAAAGTGAAGGATTCAGGTCAATGAACGATGAAACAATAAAGAGCATAAAATATGTCAAATCTCTCATTACTGAAAGATGTACATTTGTATGTGACAGAGGATATGATGCCAATGTATTTTATGATTACTTCATAGATGAAAATCATAATGCAGATGATTTCATCATCAGACTCAAAGAAAATAGAACATTATTGTTTAAAGGGAAGCCAAAGAAAGTAGGAGAAATCGCCAAAAGAAGAAAAGGCAAGATTAAGATGAACATGTATTTTTCTAAGGAAGACAGTGAAGTCTATGTATCACATACGAGAGTGGAACTGCCATCACAAAAGGGAAGGATATTAAATCTAGTCATTGTGTATGGATTAAGTGAAGAAAAACCGATGATGCTTTTAACGAATAGAGAGATCAGGAATAAAAGAGATGTGCATAAGATAGTGAGGGCATATATGTCAAGGTGGCGAATCGAGGAGAAATTCAGATTCAAAAAGAATCAGTATGGTTTTGAAAATATAAGAGTAAGGACAATGAAATCAATAAATGTATTGAATACGATATTGATGATGCATATAGGGCATATAACACTGTTGGCAGAGAAAGTAGACAAGAAATTACTGGTCATAAAGATGATAGAGAGAAGCAAATCGCTTAAAGGAAAGAGATATTACTGGTGCTATCAGATTAGTAAAGGAATACAGGAAATATTAAAATATGCACAAAAGGGAATCAAGGAGTTTCAAAATATAAGAGAGAAGCAGGAATACAGGCAGCTGCAACTGAAACTATAA
- the cptIN gene encoding type III toxin-antitoxin system CptIN family toxin — translation MVQLGNLYFIKQSFFNLVQDNNLSINKPDDENGKHGRPAFCVIKIDQSNYYWVIPFSHQIEKYQKIYDKNIQKYGGCDTIEFGYVLGEKKALLLQNMFPVTEQYFEKVYIDKNTKKPIELSNKLKHNFNKIISLYSRKGVKLIFTDINKILQTLNII, via the coding sequence ATGGTTCAATTAGGAAATTTATATTTTATAAAACAATCGTTTTTTAATTTGGTTCAAGACAATAATTTGTCTATCAATAAACCAGACGATGAAAATGGAAAGCATGGGCGTCCTGCTTTTTGTGTTATCAAGATTGATCAAAGTAACTACTACTGGGTAATACCATTTTCTCATCAAATAGAAAAGTACCAGAAAATATATGATAAGAACATTCAAAAATATGGTGGTTGTGATACTATCGAATTTGGATATGTTTTAGGAGAAAAGAAGGCTTTATTGTTACAAAATATGTTTCCAGTTACTGAACAATATTTTGAAAAAGTATATATAGATAAAAATACAAAAAAGCCCATTGAATTATCAAATAAGTTAAAACATAATTTTAATAAAATAATATCTTTATATAGTAGAAAAGGGGTAAAACTAATATTTACTGATATAAATAAGATACTGCAAACATTAAACATTATTTAG
- a CDS encoding ROK family protein yields the protein MNDLKYMNIQKIRKCFYQGKVWTKNELAKATHLSLASTTNILQELLKNEEIFFIGENDSTGGRKSKQYVLNKDYHHILKVILKRQEDCYEFICQDVNLLNQIIMTQSLSSLQGTKEELMILLKDILNKDKCIKMMSLSIPGVCYQGKIGVCDFEQFENFDFKKSIQTFYQHQMILENDVNIASIGFSCHYPECSHMILVYQPLVEYIGCGIIVNGKLYNGFTHFAGELRFLPFYTPQMQDEMLKKNPAELLEKQLSTLCCVLNPEMIGVCSDAIDDIKKIHLSTIPTMHQPRMIHVKDLYPLIEDGLYQMSIKGILEEER from the coding sequence GTGAATGATTTAAAGTACATGAATATTCAAAAAATAAGGAAGTGTTTTTATCAGGGAAAAGTTTGGACAAAGAATGAACTTGCGAAAGCAACACATTTATCGTTAGCCTCTACAACAAATATTTTGCAAGAATTATTAAAGAATGAAGAAATATTTTTTATTGGTGAAAATGATTCAACAGGTGGAAGAAAATCTAAACAATATGTTTTAAATAAAGATTACCATCATATTTTAAAAGTCATATTAAAAAGACAAGAAGATTGTTATGAATTTATTTGTCAAGATGTTAACTTATTAAATCAAATTATTATGACACAATCTTTATCTTCTTTACAGGGAACAAAAGAAGAATTAATGATATTATTAAAAGATATTTTAAATAAAGATAAGTGCATTAAGATGATGAGTTTAAGTATTCCAGGTGTTTGTTATCAAGGAAAGATTGGTGTCTGTGATTTTGAACAGTTTGAAAATTTTGATTTTAAAAAGTCTATTCAGACTTTTTACCAACATCAAATGATTTTAGAAAATGATGTCAATATTGCAAGTATTGGTTTTTCTTGTCATTATCCAGAATGTTCTCATATGATTCTTGTTTATCAGCCGTTAGTAGAATATATTGGTTGTGGAATTATTGTTAATGGTAAGCTTTATAATGGATTTACGCATTTTGCAGGAGAACTGAGATTCTTGCCATTTTACACACCACAAATGCAGGATGAAATGTTAAAAAAGAATCCAGCTGAATTATTAGAAAAACAATTATCAACACTTTGTTGTGTGTTAAATCCTGAAATGATAGGTGTTTGTAGTGATGCAATCGATGATATTAAAAAGATTCATTTATCCACAATCCCAACAATGCATCAACCACGAATGATTCATGTCAAAGATTTATATCCACTTATAGAAGATGGACTTTATCAAATGAGTATAAAAGGAATATTGGAGGAAGAAAGATAA
- a CDS encoding PHP domain-containing protein, with amino-acid sequence MKKSYIDLHMHSFYSDDGEFTPIELVDMCHEAGIQIMAIADHNWVKANKEAAKHAKALNMTYIPAIEIDCTYKGVNLHVLGYGIDNDVCFNQLGENIEKQELTCSMKKLELTNALGFDLKKNNLMHFLAMVFIPVKCLEKLCLMIQDILIMNY; translated from the coding sequence ATGAAGAAAAGTTACATTGATTTACACATGCATAGTTTTTATAGTGATGATGGAGAATTTACACCGATTGAACTTGTTGATATGTGCCATGAGGCTGGTATTCAAATCATGGCTATCGCTGATCATAACTGGGTAAAAGCAAACAAGGAGGCAGCTAAACATGCCAAAGCATTAAACATGACGTATATTCCAGCTATTGAAATTGATTGTACATATAAAGGTGTGAATTTACATGTGTTAGGTTATGGCATTGATAATGATGTGTGTTTTAATCAGCTAGGGGAAAACATTGAAAAACAAGAACTTACTTGCAGTATGAAAAAGTTAGAACTCACAAATGCTTTAGGTTTTGATTTAAAAAAGAACAACTTGATGCACTTTCTAGCAATGGTGTTTATACCGGTGAAATGTTTGGAGAAGCTTTGCTTAATGATTCAAGATATACTGATCATGAATTATTAA
- a CDS encoding phosphatase, translating into MFGEALLNDSRYTDHELLKPYREGGARSDNPYVNFYWDYYAQGKPCYTEIHFPTLEKTIALIQQHGGVAVLAHPGNNLKGKYELFDEMVALGLQGVECFSSYHVPETNEYFYNKAKELKLLYTCGSDFHGKTKPAIHLGKNGCQDPQEIEKLLKDYHLI; encoded by the coding sequence ATGTTTGGAGAAGCTTTGCTTAATGATTCAAGATATACTGATCATGAATTATTAAAACCTTATCGTGAAGGTGGAGCGCGCAGTGATAACCCTTATGTTAATTTTTATTGGGATTATTATGCACAAGGAAAACCATGTTATACAGAAATTCATTTTCCAACTTTAGAAAAAACGATTGCCTTAATTCAACAACATGGAGGCGTTGCAGTTTTAGCACATCCAGGTAATAATTTAAAAGGAAAATATGAATTGTTTGATGAAATGGTGGCTTTAGGTTTACAAGGAGTGGAATGTTTCTCAAGTTATCATGTACCTGAAACCAATGAATATTTCTACAATAAAGCCAAAGAGCTTAAGCTTTTATATACTTGTGGAAGTGATTTTCATGGTAAAACAAAACCAGCTATCCATTTAGGAAAAAATGGTTGTCAAGATCCTCAAGAGATTGAAAAACTTTTAAAAGATTATCATCTTATTTAG